Proteins encoded within one genomic window of Dyadobacter chenhuakuii:
- a CDS encoding SDR family NAD(P)-dependent oxidoreductase, whose amino-acid sequence MFDLSGKTALVTGGASGIGLAISQTFAKQGAFVHILELNFDLANQVVNQIIADGGQAEAHAIDISKQADVVNVINAIATNHKINILVNNAGIAHVGKADNTAEIDFDRVINVNVKGVYNCLMATIPHLKANGGGVILNMASIAATVGIPDRFAYSTAKGAVYSMTLSVARDYLADGIRCNSISPARVHTPFVDGFISKNYPGKEDEMFEKLSKTQPIGRMAKPEEIGAMALYLCSDEAGFITGCDYLIDGGFEKLNN is encoded by the coding sequence ATGTTTGATTTAAGCGGAAAAACAGCATTGGTAACCGGGGGGGCGAGCGGCATTGGCCTGGCGATCTCTCAAACTTTTGCGAAACAGGGCGCATTTGTCCATATTCTTGAACTGAATTTTGATCTGGCCAACCAGGTTGTAAACCAGATCATTGCAGATGGCGGTCAGGCGGAAGCACACGCCATCGATATCTCCAAACAAGCCGACGTGGTGAATGTGATCAACGCCATTGCGACCAATCACAAGATCAACATTCTGGTTAACAATGCCGGCATTGCGCATGTAGGAAAGGCGGATAACACGGCTGAAATTGATTTTGACCGCGTTATTAATGTAAATGTGAAAGGTGTTTACAATTGCCTCATGGCGACTATTCCGCATTTGAAAGCCAATGGCGGCGGGGTGATTCTGAACATGGCATCTATCGCAGCCACGGTCGGCATTCCGGACCGGTTTGCTTACTCTACGGCCAAAGGGGCGGTTTATTCCATGACATTGTCGGTTGCCCGGGACTATCTGGCGGATGGCATTCGCTGCAACAGCATTTCGCCGGCGCGCGTGCACACGCCTTTTGTGGATGGATTTATTTCCAAAAATTATCCTGGCAAAGAAGACGAAATGTTCGAAAAACTTTCCAAAACGCAGCCTATTGGCAGAATGGCCAAGCCCGAGGAAATCGGTGCAATGGCATTGTATCTCTGCTCAGACGAGGCCGGTTTTATCACGGGCTGCGACTATCTGATTGACGGTGGATTTGAGAAGCTGAATAATTAA
- a CDS encoding fumarylacetoacetate hydrolase family protein: MKLFRFGAFEQEKPGVELPDGKKLDVSAFGEDYNEKFFATDGLTRLTEWLSANQSGCQEVVEGFRYGSCVARPSKIVCIGMNYAKHAYESGATELPKEPIVFFKSTSALCGPNDQVIIPRNSEKTDWEVELAVIIGKRASYVEEADALSYVAGYAVHNDYSERAFQMERGGQWVKGKSNDTFAPLGPYLVTADEVGNANDLELWLTLNGKKIQDSSTSDMIFQVPFLISYLSQFMTLLPGDMITTGTPAGVGLGMKPQVYLKAGDVVELGIEKLGSQKQEAIAWKPL; this comes from the coding sequence ATGAAACTTTTTCGATTTGGTGCTTTTGAGCAGGAGAAACCGGGTGTGGAACTTCCCGATGGTAAGAAACTAGATGTGTCTGCATTTGGTGAAGATTACAATGAGAAATTTTTTGCAACCGACGGCTTAACTCGCCTAACAGAATGGCTAAGTGCCAATCAGTCAGGCTGCCAGGAAGTTGTGGAAGGTTTCCGTTACGGTTCTTGCGTAGCTCGCCCGTCTAAAATTGTGTGCATAGGCATGAACTACGCCAAGCACGCTTACGAATCCGGTGCGACAGAATTGCCAAAGGAACCGATCGTATTTTTTAAATCCACTTCTGCATTGTGCGGGCCTAATGATCAGGTGATTATCCCAAGAAATTCGGAAAAAACGGACTGGGAAGTAGAGCTGGCTGTGATCATTGGCAAGAGAGCCAGTTATGTAGAAGAAGCAGATGCACTAAGCTATGTAGCGGGTTACGCAGTCCACAACGACTATTCAGAACGTGCGTTCCAAATGGAGCGTGGCGGACAATGGGTGAAGGGAAAAAGCAATGACACATTCGCACCATTGGGGCCTTACCTGGTGACGGCTGACGAGGTGGGCAATGCAAATGACCTCGAACTCTGGCTGACATTAAACGGTAAAAAAATACAGGATAGCAGCACCTCGGACATGATTTTCCAGGTTCCGTTCCTGATCAGTTACCTGAGCCAGTTCATGACATTGCTGCCGGGCGATATGATCACAACCGGAACACCAGCAGGCGTGGGCCTGGGCATGAAGCCACAGGTTTACCTGAAAGCAGGTGACGTTGTTGAGCTCGGGATTGAAAAATTAGGTTCGCAAAAACAGGAAGCAATCGCCTGGAAGCCACTATAA